A genomic region of Xanthocytophaga agilis contains the following coding sequences:
- a CDS encoding hemolysin family protein, which yields MASEVFVILLLILINGIFSMAEIAIVSSRKSRLENDAQKGDRNAEVALSLANDPNKFLSTVQVGITTIGVITGAFGGASLSENLAVWIAQFEQLKPYSNGIALSVIVVSITFFSLVLGELVPKRIGMNFPEGIARVMAIPMNLISKLFLPFVWILSITTDLLLKLFQIKPSDEPSVTEEEIKSLVAQGTNMGIFEEVEQEIVDRVFTLSDRRVGSIMTNKLDIEWIDINDEFDNIKETVMQAPYSHFPVCNDSLDDVIGIVSTKQFLQTLLQNGTVDLQNIAEKPLFIPESMKAFRVLEQFQKSKNRIAMVVDEFGTIQGLVTLKDLFEAMVGELEPATDESYTIVEREDGTFLVDGLMSFEEFLQYFEMGDVDPEERAGFHTLGGLIFNIAHEIPKTGEKFEWNNLSFEIVDMDGNRIDKLLVRLLDKE from the coding sequence ATGGCATCAGAGGTTTTTGTCATCCTCTTACTTATTTTAATCAATGGTATTTTTTCAATGGCAGAAATTGCCATCGTATCCTCTCGCAAATCCAGGCTCGAAAACGATGCACAAAAAGGAGATCGTAATGCAGAGGTAGCACTTTCACTTGCCAATGATCCCAACAAATTTCTGTCTACCGTTCAGGTAGGTATCACAACAATAGGTGTTATAACTGGAGCATTTGGAGGAGCAAGTCTATCAGAAAATCTGGCAGTATGGATTGCGCAATTTGAACAACTCAAACCATACAGTAATGGTATTGCTCTTTCTGTAATTGTTGTATCTATTACATTTTTCTCTTTGGTATTGGGAGAGTTAGTACCAAAACGAATCGGCATGAACTTCCCGGAAGGAATTGCCCGGGTTATGGCAATCCCAATGAATCTGATATCTAAGCTCTTTCTCCCATTTGTCTGGATTTTGAGTATAACTACGGACTTGTTACTAAAACTCTTTCAGATAAAGCCTTCCGATGAACCTTCAGTAACAGAAGAGGAAATTAAGTCACTGGTAGCTCAAGGAACCAATATGGGTATATTTGAAGAGGTAGAACAGGAGATAGTAGATCGGGTGTTTACATTAAGTGACAGACGGGTAGGATCTATCATGACCAATAAACTTGATATTGAATGGATTGACATTAATGATGAGTTTGATAACATAAAAGAAACTGTAATGCAGGCTCCTTATAGCCATTTTCCTGTATGTAATGATTCGCTGGATGATGTTATTGGAATTGTTTCCACTAAACAATTCCTGCAAACTCTTTTACAGAATGGTACTGTAGACTTACAAAATATAGCAGAAAAACCTTTATTTATTCCTGAGAGCATGAAAGCATTTCGGGTTTTGGAACAATTCCAGAAATCCAAAAACCGAATTGCTATGGTAGTTGATGAATTTGGAACCATACAAGGACTTGTTACGCTTAAAGATTTGTTTGAAGCCATGGTAGGCGAACTGGAACCTGCAACGGATGAAAGTTATACTATTGTAGAACGCGAAGATGGAACATTTCTGGTCGATGGCCTTATGTCTTTTGAAGAATTTCTTCAATATTTTGAAATGGGTGATGTAGATCCGGAAGAACGGGCAGGCTTTCATACTCTAGGGGGGTTAATATTTAATATAGCCCATGAGATTCCTAAGACTGGTGAAAAATTTGAGTGGAATAACTTATCCTTTGAAATTGTAGATATGGATGGTAATCGAATAGACAAACTACTGGTTAGATTACTGGATAAAGAATAA
- a CDS encoding GNAT family N-acetyltransferase, with the protein MSYHFRICQMEDIDALLILCQEHAEYEQTNYKLEGKKEVFQTLLSLKSPPLHCWIVEDGREIIGYFTYTFDFSTWDAGYFLHLDCLYLKPICRGKGIGYSIMQWLKKIAVERSCVNIQWQTPVFNENAIQFYKCIGGKGKEKVRFSLSI; encoded by the coding sequence ATGAGCTATCATTTTCGTATATGTCAGATGGAAGATATAGATGCTTTACTGATATTATGTCAAGAACATGCAGAATATGAGCAGACTAATTATAAGTTGGAAGGGAAGAAAGAAGTTTTTCAAACGTTGCTTTCACTCAAGAGTCCTCCTTTGCATTGTTGGATAGTGGAGGATGGAAGAGAGATTATAGGGTACTTTACCTATACATTTGATTTCTCAACCTGGGATGCTGGCTATTTTTTACATCTGGATTGTTTGTACCTAAAACCAATCTGTCGTGGTAAAGGGATCGGATATTCTATCATGCAATGGCTGAAGAAAATAGCCGTTGAAAGATCTTGTGTAAATATACAATGGCAGACTCCAGTTTTTAATGAAAATGCTATTCAGTTTTATAAATGCATTGGTGGTAAAGGAAAAGAGAAAGTCCGTTTTTCTTTATCTATTTAA
- the thrS gene encoding threonine--tRNA ligase, which yields MSDQIKITLPDGSVREFPKGSSSMDVALSISEGLARNVLSAKVKTTSMTEGQVWDASRPIDEDAEVKLLTWNDEEGKATFWHSSAHLMAEAIEALYPGTKFGIGPAIEKGFYYDIDLGDKSLTQEDFKRIEDKMLELARQKEEFKRESISKADAIAYFKQKGDEYKLELLDRLEDGSITFYTQGNFTDLCRGPHIPNTGVIKAAKLMNVAGAYWLGQTDRKQLTRVYAVTFPKQKELDEYVHLLEEAKKRDHRKLGKELELFTFSEKVGAGLPLWLPKGALLRERLENFMRRAQVKAGYSPVVTPHIGSKKLYVTSGHWDKYGKDSFQPIHTPEEDEEFLLKPMNCPHHCEIYKSKPRSYKELPLRLAEFGTVYRYEQSGELHGLTRVRGFTQDDAHIFCRPDQVEDEFKKVIDLVQHTFKSLGFEDYTAQVSLRDPENKQKYIGTDEQWEKAENSIRRAAAEKGLTTVEELGEAAFYGPKLDFMVKDALGRKWQLGTIQVDYNLPERFELEYIGADSQKHRPVMIHRAPFGSLERFIAVLTEHCAGNFPLWLAPDQIAVLPISEKYTEYAQDVFTALQQADIRGFIDNRDEKIGKKIRDAEVQKVPFMLIVGEKEQADLKVSVRRHGHGDLGSFTLHEFVEIFRQEAEKHLQTV from the coding sequence ATGTCAGATCAAATCAAAATTACCCTGCCTGACGGAAGCGTTCGTGAGTTTCCGAAAGGTTCCAGCAGCATGGACGTTGCTTTGTCCATCAGCGAAGGTTTAGCCCGTAATGTGCTATCCGCCAAAGTAAAAACAACTTCTATGACAGAAGGCCAGGTATGGGATGCTTCCCGACCTATTGATGAGGATGCAGAAGTAAAACTATTAACCTGGAATGATGAAGAAGGTAAAGCGACCTTCTGGCATTCTTCTGCCCACTTAATGGCTGAAGCCATCGAAGCTTTATATCCCGGGACAAAGTTTGGGATTGGACCTGCTATTGAGAAAGGTTTCTATTATGATATTGATTTAGGTGATAAATCATTGACCCAGGAAGATTTTAAGCGGATAGAAGATAAAATGCTTGAACTGGCCCGGCAAAAAGAAGAGTTTAAACGGGAGTCTATAAGCAAAGCAGATGCCATAGCTTATTTTAAACAGAAAGGCGATGAATACAAGCTGGAGTTGTTGGATCGTCTGGAAGATGGAAGTATCACTTTCTATACTCAGGGTAACTTTACTGATTTGTGTCGTGGACCGCATATCCCTAACACAGGTGTCATTAAAGCGGCTAAGTTAATGAACGTAGCTGGTGCCTACTGGTTAGGACAGACCGACCGCAAACAGTTGACTCGTGTGTATGCCGTTACTTTCCCAAAACAGAAAGAACTGGATGAATATGTGCATCTGTTGGAAGAGGCGAAGAAACGCGATCACCGTAAACTGGGTAAAGAACTGGAATTATTTACTTTCTCTGAGAAGGTAGGAGCTGGTTTGCCACTTTGGTTACCAAAAGGGGCGTTATTACGTGAACGTCTGGAAAACTTTATGCGTCGTGCCCAGGTAAAAGCAGGATACTCTCCTGTGGTTACTCCCCATATTGGAAGCAAAAAGTTGTATGTGACTTCAGGCCACTGGGATAAATATGGTAAAGATTCTTTTCAGCCTATTCATACACCGGAAGAGGATGAGGAGTTTTTGCTGAAACCTATGAACTGTCCGCACCACTGCGAAATTTATAAGTCCAAGCCACGTAGTTATAAGGAGTTACCTTTGCGCCTGGCTGAATTTGGTACTGTATATCGGTATGAGCAGAGTGGCGAGTTGCATGGCTTAACTCGTGTAAGAGGATTTACTCAGGATGATGCACACATTTTCTGTCGCCCGGATCAGGTAGAAGACGAGTTTAAGAAAGTAATTGATCTGGTACAGCATACCTTTAAGTCACTTGGCTTTGAAGATTATACTGCTCAGGTTTCTCTGAGAGATCCAGAGAACAAACAGAAATATATTGGAACAGACGAGCAATGGGAAAAAGCAGAAAATTCTATCCGTCGGGCTGCTGCTGAAAAAGGATTGACTACTGTAGAAGAACTAGGTGAAGCAGCTTTCTATGGTCCCAAACTGGACTTTATGGTAAAAGATGCATTGGGCCGGAAATGGCAGCTGGGAACTATCCAGGTAGATTATAACCTGCCTGAACGTTTTGAATTGGAATACATTGGTGCAGATAGCCAGAAACATCGTCCGGTTATGATTCACCGTGCACCATTTGGTTCACTGGAGCGTTTCATAGCTGTATTGACTGAGCACTGTGCAGGTAATTTCCCATTGTGGCTGGCTCCTGATCAGATTGCGGTATTGCCTATTTCTGAAAAGTATACAGAGTATGCTCAGGATGTATTTACTGCATTACAACAAGCTGACATTCGTGGGTTTATAGATAACCGGGATGAAAAGATCGGAAAGAAAATCCGGGATGCAGAAGTACAAAAAGTACCTTTTATGTTGATTGTAGGAGAGAAAGAGCAGGCAGATCTGAAAGTTTCTGTGCGTCGGCACGGTCATGGTGATCTGGGTAGCTTTACCTTGCATGAGTTTGTCGAAATCTTCCGTCAGGAAGCAGAGAAACATTTGCAAACTGTTTAA
- a CDS encoding DUF2071 domain-containing protein, with amino-acid sequence MIDQLKRHPFPVVAHFKFSLVLSYALPQEVLRPLLPPHLELDTFNDFGFVTVAMVQTENLRPAGFPEWIGQNFFLIGYRLFVRYHTINGKRLRGLYILRSETDKLLMKTLGNMLTHYQYSLTDIQWNIKEKSISVVSKVSDLHVDVQWNDEHSQLPENSVFTNWKEARRFAGPLPFTFDFEPKTNHMTIIEGVRENWAPLPVNVQTAKIGFLNNTPFDHTELQLSNAFVVQNIPYRWEKGRIENVLQ; translated from the coding sequence ATGATAGATCAATTAAAAAGGCACCCATTTCCTGTTGTTGCTCACTTTAAATTTTCATTGGTACTATCTTATGCATTACCTCAGGAAGTATTGCGTCCCTTGTTACCTCCTCATCTGGAATTAGATACTTTTAATGATTTTGGTTTTGTAACAGTGGCAATGGTGCAAACAGAAAATCTGCGTCCGGCAGGATTTCCTGAGTGGATAGGACAAAATTTCTTTTTAATCGGTTATCGTTTGTTTGTTCGTTACCATACTATCAATGGGAAGAGGCTGCGTGGATTATACATTCTCCGATCAGAAACAGATAAGCTACTGATGAAGACACTGGGAAACATGTTAACACATTACCAGTATTCGTTGACAGATATTCAGTGGAACATAAAAGAGAAAAGTATATCTGTAGTCAGTAAAGTATCAGACTTACATGTAGATGTACAGTGGAATGACGAGCATAGCCAGCTGCCTGAAAATTCCGTATTTACTAACTGGAAAGAGGCACGTCGTTTTGCCGGACCGTTACCTTTTACCTTCGATTTTGAGCCAAAGACTAATCACATGACTATCATTGAAGGTGTTCGTGAAAACTGGGCTCCCTTGCCTGTAAATGTACAAACTGCCAAAATCGGTTTTCTGAACAACACTCCTTTTGATCATACTGAGTTACAATTATCCAATGCATTTGTGGTACAGAACATTCCGTATCGATGGGAGAAAGGAAGGATAGAAAACGTATTACAATAG
- a CDS encoding LysR family transcriptional regulator → MEIRHLKLIKAIVEEGSITKAIDKLHLTQSALSHQLKEAEYQLGTKIFVRLNKKWILTSAGEKIYALATDVLAKLSETEQEIKQLVYGEVGEIRISTECYTSYHWLPSLMRQFHVLYPNVEIKIVMEATHEPLQRLTEGVLDIAISSDPIKDDNIKYIELFQDEMVAVVPDEHLWVKKRFVEAPDFADQNLIIHSLPLKTVTIHQHVLSPANVSPKKIIILPLTEASLEMVKADMGVMVMAKWALQPYLHTGNLRTVKIGKNGLKRKHYIAVLKKRQYPAYFNHFIDFLQREIKVG, encoded by the coding sequence ATGGAAATCCGTCATCTGAAATTAATAAAAGCTATTGTAGAGGAAGGGAGCATTACAAAAGCTATAGATAAGCTGCATCTGACTCAGTCCGCCTTAAGCCACCAGCTGAAAGAGGCTGAATACCAGTTAGGGACAAAGATATTTGTACGATTGAATAAGAAGTGGATTTTAACTAGTGCAGGGGAGAAGATATATGCTCTGGCTACTGATGTTCTAGCTAAACTTTCAGAAACGGAGCAGGAAATCAAACAGTTGGTGTATGGAGAGGTAGGGGAGATTCGTATTAGTACAGAATGTTATACCAGCTATCACTGGCTGCCTTCCCTAATGCGTCAGTTTCATGTACTGTATCCAAATGTAGAAATCAAAATTGTCATGGAAGCTACCCATGAGCCGTTACAAAGGCTAACAGAAGGTGTACTGGATATTGCTATTAGTAGTGATCCTATCAAAGATGATAATATCAAATACATTGAATTGTTTCAGGATGAGATGGTTGCGGTGGTACCAGATGAACATCTCTGGGTAAAGAAAAGATTTGTGGAAGCACCGGATTTCGCAGATCAGAATCTTATTATTCATTCACTTCCCTTAAAAACGGTGACTATCCATCAGCATGTATTGTCACCAGCTAATGTATCACCTAAGAAAATTATCATTTTACCTTTAACAGAAGCTTCACTGGAAATGGTAAAAGCTGATATGGGAGTAATGGTAATGGCTAAGTGGGCTCTGCAACCTTATTTACATACAGGTAATCTGAGAACTGTCAAGATTGGCAAAAATGGATTAAAGCGAAAACATTATATAGCTGTTTTGAAAAAGCGTCAGTACCCAGCATATTTCAATCATTTTATCGATTTTTTACAAAGAGAAATAAAAGTAGGATGA
- a CDS encoding DUF3419 family protein: MNQKQVSSFWKWGRLGKKRISQPRLLFGQVWEDPVVEVALLKQIPDPQHICVVASAGCTAFSLAGHTSAQITAIDINTAQIYFCQLKSVLLRVLSYKDFLYALDKDAEPFYKKVERQLLGDAQHYWSDNLHLLSKGMNHAGFIDRKMALFSTIFLKLVSSANLFRQFLNLTNIEQQKQQFPIVLKEKRLKRIVTVLLNKTILKWIFGKEVIHRLPENFPLLIFNKLKTWFTATPLKSNPYIWQTFLQSYNYESESTLPLYLQPSVYKQIKEKLSNIHWIQSDMVNYLTTQPDASIHFFAMSNILEAMDEVFIERVLTEIRRTACQDALIVFRYIVLDPDTYINQLIGFELIGVNEYVIKEQERSGICNNFRIYKIVSAIK, translated from the coding sequence GTGAATCAGAAACAAGTCTCATCTTTCTGGAAATGGGGACGATTGGGAAAGAAAAGGATTAGTCAACCTCGTTTGTTATTCGGACAAGTATGGGAAGATCCGGTGGTTGAAGTAGCGTTATTAAAGCAGATTCCTGATCCTCAGCATATTTGTGTGGTAGCTTCAGCGGGATGTACAGCGTTTAGCCTTGCTGGTCATACCTCAGCACAAATAACCGCAATTGATATCAATACTGCTCAGATTTATTTTTGCCAGCTTAAGTCTGTACTTCTGCGAGTACTTAGCTATAAAGATTTCTTATATGCTTTAGACAAGGATGCTGAGCCTTTTTACAAGAAAGTAGAGCGTCAATTACTTGGTGATGCGCAACACTATTGGTCTGATAATCTGCATTTACTCAGTAAAGGTATGAATCATGCCGGTTTTATAGATCGAAAGATGGCTTTGTTTTCTACCATTTTTTTGAAACTTGTTTCTTCTGCAAACTTGTTTCGTCAATTTTTGAATTTGACTAATATAGAACAGCAAAAGCAGCAATTTCCTATTGTTTTAAAGGAGAAAAGATTAAAGAGAATAGTGACTGTTCTACTAAACAAAACAATTCTCAAGTGGATTTTCGGAAAGGAGGTCATACATCGTCTACCTGAGAATTTTCCGCTACTTATTTTCAATAAATTAAAAACCTGGTTTACAGCTACACCCTTAAAGAGCAATCCCTATATATGGCAGACATTCCTGCAAAGCTATAATTACGAGTCAGAAAGTACACTGCCTCTATACTTGCAGCCTTCTGTCTATAAACAGATAAAAGAGAAACTATCCAATATTCATTGGATACAAAGTGATATGGTAAATTATCTGACAACACAACCCGATGCCAGTATCCATTTCTTTGCAATGTCTAATATTCTGGAAGCAATGGATGAGGTTTTTATAGAAAGAGTATTGACGGAGATCAGGAGAACCGCATGTCAGGATGCATTGATCGTATTTCGGTATATAGTTTTAGATCCAGATACATATATAAATCAACTTATTGGCTTCGAGTTAATTGGTGTGAATGAATATGTAATAAAAGAACAGGAAAGAAGTGGTATCTGCAACAATTTTAGAATATATAAAATCGTATCTGCCATTAAATAA
- a CDS encoding rhodanese-like domain-containing protein, giving the protein MNAHVKHYEDKLAYEIDSWDAHQAILNNEKIIILDVRSPEAYANEHIPVSQNFHHKTITEETVKKLDLSYTYVTYCDGIGCNGSTKGAYKLAKLGVTVKELIGGLDWWKRDGYATEGTFAKSGISCNCD; this is encoded by the coding sequence ATGAATGCACATGTAAAACATTACGAAGACAAGTTAGCATATGAAATTGATTCCTGGGACGCTCACCAGGCTATTCTGAACAATGAAAAGATTATTATTCTGGATGTTCGTTCACCCGAAGCCTATGCGAATGAGCATATCCCAGTTTCCCAGAACTTTCACCATAAAACTATCACAGAAGAAACAGTTAAAAAACTTGATCTCAGCTATACTTATGTCACCTATTGTGATGGCATTGGCTGTAATGGATCGACCAAAGGAGCTTATAAACTTGCCAAATTAGGAGTAACAGTCAAAGAACTTATTGGCGGGCTGGATTGGTGGAAACGAGATGGCTATGCTACTGAAGGTACATTTGCCAAATCAGGTATTAGTTGTAATTGTGATTAG
- a CDS encoding pyridoxal phosphate-dependent decarboxylase family protein, with the protein MQTPLSLLQDIIESYQNQIFPHPIAPHITTKQLEKQLHPYDFQKPIELATLTTQVSKLLKEGNLHVPHPGYFGLYNPATTQASIIADALVALYNPQLAVQSHSPAANAIEKHVLDFMAQHIGYSGDYYSCFTSGGSEANHMGLLAALAHRYPAYVEEGVWALEKRPVVYISAAGHNSFDKVVKNTGLGSNTLRKIPLDKSLKISLFHLEEQIQKDILAGYHPAVLIGTAGTTGSGTIDPLPQLVKLAEKYDLWFHVDAAWAGAAVLSEKLKSYLNGIEQADSITIDAHKWLSTSMGAGMFFTKHSTAVQTAFNIPAAYMPSHLQTEPYATSLQWSRRFIGLKLFMVLAEKGQNAIATQMEYQCHLAEYMKEKLMASGWLIINDSPVAVLNFTHSSILSGSISTDKIQKQVEQEGNFWLSTIPIAEYGKVLRAGVTSLHTREEHIDQLMDRLNQFVNL; encoded by the coding sequence ATGCAAACTCCACTTTCACTCCTGCAAGACATTATAGAAAGCTATCAGAATCAGATCTTTCCTCATCCTATTGCGCCTCATATCACAACAAAGCAGCTTGAAAAACAGCTGCATCCCTATGATTTTCAGAAACCTATAGAATTAGCTACCCTTACCACCCAGGTAAGTAAACTCCTCAAGGAAGGCAATCTCCATGTGCCTCATCCTGGTTATTTTGGTTTGTATAATCCTGCCACCACTCAGGCCTCTATTATTGCGGATGCACTGGTGGCCTTATACAATCCCCAACTGGCAGTACAATCTCATTCGCCTGCTGCTAATGCCATTGAAAAACATGTACTTGACTTTATGGCTCAACATATTGGCTACTCAGGTGATTACTACTCCTGTTTCACCTCTGGCGGTTCGGAAGCCAATCATATGGGATTACTAGCAGCATTAGCACATCGGTATCCTGCGTATGTTGAAGAAGGAGTTTGGGCATTGGAAAAACGACCTGTTGTATACATCTCTGCAGCCGGACACAATTCGTTTGATAAGGTGGTAAAAAATACAGGCTTAGGGTCTAATACATTACGAAAGATCCCTCTTGACAAGTCGCTAAAGATAAGTCTGTTCCATCTGGAAGAGCAAATTCAGAAAGATATTTTGGCTGGTTACCATCCTGCAGTTTTGATAGGTACTGCAGGCACAACAGGTAGTGGAACTATCGACCCACTACCGCAACTGGTTAAATTAGCTGAGAAATATGATCTCTGGTTTCATGTAGATGCTGCATGGGCTGGAGCAGCCGTACTATCTGAGAAGCTTAAATCGTATCTAAATGGTATTGAACAGGCTGATTCAATAACCATTGATGCACACAAATGGCTATCCACTTCTATGGGAGCGGGTATGTTCTTTACTAAACATAGTACAGCTGTGCAAACAGCATTCAATATTCCGGCAGCCTATATGCCATCTCATCTGCAAACGGAACCCTATGCCACTAGTCTGCAATGGTCCAGAAGATTTATCGGATTGAAACTATTTATGGTACTGGCAGAAAAAGGTCAGAATGCCATCGCAACACAAATGGAATACCAGTGTCATCTTGCGGAATATATGAAAGAAAAACTAATGGCATCTGGTTGGCTTATTATCAATGATAGTCCGGTAGCTGTACTTAATTTCACACATTCTTCTATTCTATCAGGGAGTATTTCTACGGATAAAATACAGAAACAGGTAGAACAGGAAGGAAACTTCTGGCTCTCCACTATTCCTATTGCAGAGTATGGCAAGGTATTGCGTGCAGGCGTTACCAGTCTTCATACCCGAGAAGAACACATTGATCAGCTGATGGATCGATTGAATCAATTTGTCAATTTATGA
- a CDS encoding methyltransferase — METFYQRKRWEGVLNIIRFNWHFYVLAFGIVLVVCILIYLDVFTGLIQPIAGIGTGIAFFYLLGSLVVSHFIYDRSDLYKLTWLNRLQLSEIGTFVNIHSGFDETSLLLQRFFPGADWKILDFYDPTKNIEISIKRARKYKSVVAGTKTVETTNWDLTSGSVTTIFGFLAIHEIRTPEEKVLFFQEAYRVLEKEGHFILIEHLRDRNNFLAYGPGFFHFFSARAWKEAFNETEFLLIDQFRINPFISVFVLKK; from the coding sequence ATGGAAACATTCTATCAAAGAAAACGTTGGGAAGGCGTATTAAACATAATACGATTCAACTGGCATTTTTATGTGCTGGCTTTTGGAATAGTGTTAGTTGTCTGTATACTGATTTACCTAGATGTGTTTACAGGATTAATACAGCCTATTGCGGGTATTGGCACAGGAATCGCATTCTTTTATCTGCTAGGTTCTTTAGTGGTGTCGCATTTTATCTACGACCGATCCGATTTATACAAGCTGACTTGGCTAAACCGCTTGCAACTATCTGAAATAGGAACATTTGTGAATATACATTCCGGCTTTGATGAGACTAGTTTGCTGTTACAGCGTTTTTTCCCAGGTGCAGACTGGAAGATCTTAGACTTTTATGATCCAACAAAAAATATAGAGATTTCAATTAAACGTGCCCGAAAATACAAGTCTGTAGTAGCAGGAACAAAAACTGTTGAAACTACAAATTGGGATTTGACATCAGGCTCTGTCACTACCATCTTTGGATTTCTAGCTATCCATGAGATTCGCACGCCAGAAGAGAAGGTTCTCTTTTTTCAGGAAGCTTATCGTGTGTTGGAGAAAGAAGGACATTTCATATTAATAGAACATTTAAGGGATAGAAATAACTTTCTAGCATATGGACCCGGTTTTTTTCACTTTTTCTCCGCAAGAGCATGGAAAGAAGCATTTAATGAAACCGAGTTTTTACTAATTGATCAGTTTCGTATAAATCCATTTATCAGTGTATTCGTATTGAAGAAATAA
- a CDS encoding DoxX-like family protein: MNPGLLFFLRLVLCLNWLYQGLYLKLIKVDKHHLDVVKGLGEGILSAQQFLWIIGIGETILALGILSGLYYRFVSWFQIGLILLMNIIGILFSGAIEAPIGLLITNLPLLCCAYIIGKYGPGKLL, from the coding sequence ATGAACCCAGGATTACTATTCTTCTTGAGGTTAGTGTTATGCCTCAATTGGTTGTATCAGGGACTTTACCTCAAATTAATTAAAGTTGACAAACATCATCTGGATGTAGTAAAGGGGCTTGGAGAGGGTATATTATCTGCTCAGCAATTTTTGTGGATAATAGGCATTGGCGAAACTATACTTGCTCTAGGAATATTGAGTGGTTTATACTACAGGTTTGTTTCCTGGTTTCAAATAGGGTTAATTTTACTAATGAATATAATAGGTATTTTGTTTAGTGGCGCTATAGAAGCACCTATTGGCTTACTAATTACAAACTTACCTTTGCTTTGTTGCGCTTATATTATAGGAAAATATGGCCCTGGAAAACTTCTTTAA